ATTTCATATTTAGTTAAAATATATGCTAATTGAGCTGCTGAATTAATTAATCCAACGCCTGTTATACAAAACATAATTTCTTCATTTTTATAAATAAGAAATTTTTCTTCTTCTATTTTTTTTAAATTATAAAACGCTATTGAATCTTGTAATTCCTCATGCATAGCTCCAATTATTAATTTCATTAATTATCTCCTTTTACGTAAAAATTATATGTTTTTAAAAGTTTATCTCCAATAGCTTCAATTCCATGAGTTTTAATTGCTACATCATATTGATTTATTAATAATTTAATAAATCCTGTTTTTAAATCTTTAAAACATTCTTCACGATAATATTGAACATCTTCATAATCACGTTCAACACTAATTTTGTCTGCACAAAAAACTATCATATCTAATGTTGTCATTTCTTCACAGCCAACTGTATGGTTATAAACTGCATTAATAATTTCTTCATCATTAATTAATCAATCATATTTTAAATGAAATGCTCCAGTGTATGAATGTCAAACTGGTTTTGGTTCACCAAGTAAAGCTTTTTCATACTTAGTTAAGTATGCAATTTGCTTTTCTTCTGATCATCTCTTTGTTATATCATGTAATGTTCCAGCAACTTTTGCTTTTTGTGGGTCAATATTGTTTAATTCAGCTAATTTAGCAGCCATTTCTCCAACGTTTAAACAATGTTGGTATCTTTGTTCATCCATAAATGGTTTCATTCTTATATCTAGATATAATAAGTGATAATTAATGTAATCGTTAACTTTTGGAATTAATAATTTTAAATCTTCAAGTTCTCTTATTTTAGTTGAACTTAAATAATTGTTTTCAAAATAATAAATTGGCAAGTTGTATTTTTGCGCAACTTCTTTTTTGTAATTATTGCTTCTTTCAAAAACAATAAAATTAACCAAATTAATTAATTCATCAAAATTATTTCATTCTTCTAAACGATTCAAATTATCAGAACCTATTACAAAAGAAAAATCATAATAAGGATACATTTTTTTAAAATGAGAAACAGTTTCATAAGTTGTTGTTACTCTTTGATTATTCATTTCAAATTGATCAATTTTAATGTAATCTTCATTTTCAAAAATTAAATTAAGTAAATTAAGTCTTTCTTCATTTGATGTTTTAGTTGAAGATTTGAAAGGATTTAAGAAGGTAGGGATTATTCAAACTTCTTCAAAACCTAATTTATCATGACATGCTTTAGCCATATTAAAATGGTCAGTATGGACAGGATCAAAACTACCACCAAAAAGTGCTATTTTTTTATTATTTTTCATCTTTTCATCTTTCACTCATAATGTAATCTTTACCTTTTTGAACTTCGGTTTTACTTAAAGTTGGGTAATCTCATTGTCTTAAAATTTCATAAGTTACAATTCCAACAGTATTAGCTACATTAATGCTTCTTGTTTGAGGTGACATTGGCAGTCTAAAAGTGTTTTTATAATTATCTTTTATTATTTGTTTTGGAATTCCTGTTGATTCTTTACCAAACATTACAAAAACAGGTTTCTCATATGAATTAAAATCAAAATCACTATGAGGTTTTTCTCCATATCTTGAAATGCAGAATAAATCAATACTTGGATTTTTTTCACAAAAATCTTCTCAATCATCGTATAACTCATATTCAACTAAATCAAAAGTACCTGCACTTGCACGATTTAACTCCTCTTTTTTGAATATAAAACCTAATGGTTCAATAATATGTAATTTAGCATTAGTAGCAACACATGTTCTAATGATAGCTGCAACATTTTGAGCTATTTCTGGTTCGTATAAAACTATATTAACTTGTCTTTCCATTATTTAATTTCCTTTTCAATTATTTTCTTAATTTCATTTAGTGCATATGCTCTTGCAGAACAATTTATCTTTTCTTCTTCAGTTAATTCAGCGCAATAAACATTGAATGGTTCTGGTTTAAAAATATAGTCATAACCAAAAGTATGATCTGACACTTTTAATTCTTCTCCCATAACACCTTTAGTAACACCTAAAGCTTCAAAACTTTCATTTTGATTGCAATTACAAATTACAATTGCAGTTTGCATGCTCATATTTTTGTTATCTGAATTTTCTGTTTTTTTCATTATCATTTTACATATCTCTTTAAAATCAGTTACTGGATATGCTCATCTTCTTGAATAAACTCCCGGAAAACCATCAAGTGCATCAAAAAAATAACCAGTATCATCTCCAATAGCTCAGCCATTAATATATTTTGAAAGTGCTTCAGCTTTAATTTTTGCGTTCTCTAATAAAGTTTCACCATTTTCTTCTGGTTCAACATATTCTGGTAAGTCTTTAACACTTTTTATTTCATAATCAGGTAGTAGCATTTTAAATTCTTTGATTTTACCCTCATTATTGGTAGCTATTCATAATTCTTTTTTATTCATGACTGCCTTTCTGAGATAATTTGATAATATATATTATATATTTTAGAGGTTTAGGTATAAAAATGAAAGCAGTTCACGGTTTAAGTAATAAAATATTTATTAAAGAAAAAAAAATAATTAAAGAATCTTATCCATATGTTGATAAATACCTTGATAGAGTTAATGAAATTAAGGTTTATGAACAATTAAATTATTTGAAAAATGATTTTATGATTATACCTTTTGAATGAAAACTTAATAAAACACAATTGACATCTAAAACTGAATTTTTTGATAATGCTATAACTCTTCATGAAACAGATATATGTGTTAATAAGATGAAATCAATAATTAAAATAATTAGTAAAATTCATAATCTAGAATTGATTAATATAAAGACATTTGATCCTAAAGAATTCTTAAATTTCTTTATTAAAAATACAAAAGAGTGTTTGTATGATTTAGATTTTATAAAAGAGCAAGTTAACTCAATAATAGATAATTATTGAAGTGATAAGTCTAAACCTGTTTTTTCTCACAATGACTTAGTAAAAGGTAATTTTATTAATTATAAAAAAGGGTGAAAAGTAATTGATTTTGAGTATGCAATGTATAATCACTATTTATTTGATTATGCTAGTTTCGTAAGTGAATCTTTAAATAAAAAAAGATGAAATGTATTTTTAAATTTATTAAATTTATCTCAAACAGAATTAAATAAAATAACTGATTTGATTTTATATCAAAATTACTTATGAATTTATTGGGCAAGTTATATGTTTGAACAAACTAACGATCAAATTTTTAAAGATATAGCCAAAGAAAAATTTGAAAATATAAAATCTTAGCTTTTAACTAAGATTTTTTTATATTTTTGATTTATAAAATGAATTGTTGCCCAAAGAGATATATTTAAATATTTTGAAACAAAGCCATGCGGATACATTATTAAAAGAGCAAATGCTTCTGTAATAAGCCATGTAATTAAAGCTATAAAGAAATTTAATTCATATAGGCCTAAACTATTTGAGTTTTTAAAAACTTTGCTTCAAATAAATTGGTTCATTATGATCTCAAAAATAAAGTGAAATAAATAAACTGGCAATAAAGTTTTAGCAATTAAATTAATAAACTTTTTCTCTTCAATATAAACATTTGTAATTAAAATAAACACAAATATGCTAAATATAACAGGAAAAGGTGTCATTGGTGAATCAAATCCTAATAGTTTAGAAATATTAAAATCTATTCAAAATTGCATTATTTTAAAAATAAAAGAGAATACAACAAACGTAAAACAAACAATTATTGAAGCTTTTATAACACTTTTATTTTTTATTTGTTCTTTTAGAAAAAAAGTCATCCATATACCTACCAAATAGACAGACAAAAAACCTATTATTGTTCCGGCGTTAAATAACTCGTTATTGTTAGATTTTATAAAAGCAAATCTCATAAATAAAAGAAATATAATTCCTGTTAAGCTAACCAATTTATTAACATTTTTTATACCATGAACTAATATTGGAGAAATAGATTTAATAATCAAAAAAGATCATAAATATCATCAATCTCTTCCTCCAAAAGTTAAAGTTCTACTTATACTAATATCAACATTTAAGCCAGAAACAAAAATAATAACCAAAATAACACATATAACTCAATATAAGAAAGTGTCTATGCCAAATTTAAAAAAACCTCTTAAATCTTGTTTAGATGAAATAGTTGCAAGATAAGCAGATATCAAAATAAAAATAGGGACAGGGGAAGCAATTACTACTGAAAAAATACTAAAAATTCAACTATCAAATTGACTGAAATTTTCGTTAAAAACACTTCCCTGATGCAAATATTGATGATATAAAACAACAAATATAGATAAAAATATTTTTAATATATCAAACGCTGAATTTCTTTTTTTCATTATAGCCCCTTTAAAATATTTATTAAGTATATTTAAAGTCAGAAAAAATAAAATAACAAGTCTTGAATTTTAGTCAAAAATCTATTTTAAAACAAATCTTAGTTTTTAACTAAGATTTTTTTATTTACTATTTTATTAACTATAACTATTGATAAATAAGAACATATAATAATTCACATTCAAGTAAATGTTGTATCAGTAAGTCAGTGACTTCCATTAATTAAAAATGATATAACTAAAAATAATTGATGTACAAAGAATAAATAAATTCCAATTATTTTTCCTTTTGACAAATTATTTGGATTTTTAAAATCAATTATAAAAATAAATGCAAATCCACACATTCCCATTTGAGCCATGTGTCCTGATGGAAAAGCATTAGAATTAAATAATTTTTCAAGAGATCAATCTATTTTATTTGGATTACCAATTAAACCATTAAAAATTCATCAAGGTTGAAAACCATCTGGTGATTTAATTCAATTTGGATTAAATTTTATCGCAATTCCATATTTGTCTTCAAACATGTTTACTCTTTCTTTCAAAACAGCTTCAATTGAGTTATAGTAATCTCTTCCCATCAAGATTTTTAATGATCCTACTAATCCATAAGCTAAAAAGAAAAAAACAATTAGTTGAATACATTTAACTCAGTATTTATTTTCATAAAAAAATGGTTTTTTAAATCAAACTAATTTTGCATATAATAGTACGCTTATTAATATAAAGAATTGTAAAATAACTATGATAACTAACAATATTCTAAAATCTTTTGCACTAATAAATTTTTTTATATTAAATTTCAAGATATTTCCTTCAATAGTTTCAACCGTCATATTAAATTTTCATGAACTACTTACTTTTAAAAACATAAAAATAAATCATGTAATCAATATCAAAACAAAAAATATTCAAGATCAAAAGTCTTTGTCTACTCCTTTTTTCTTATTTAGATTTATTAAAATATATTCTATTATAATAAAGGCTATCAATGCAAAAACAATGTATAAATCTGTGTAACCTGATTGTAAATAATAAATTGAAGGATATTTTAGAAAATCAATTTTTAATAACTGTGCAAATATTTCCATTATTTCATAATCGTAAAATGAAGAAAATATGAAAAAAAATAAGTTAAGTAAAAAAATACCTATCAGAGGATAAATAATAAATTTATTTAGTTTATTTTTTTCCCTTAAAAATTCCATTTCTTTGATTATTCCTTAAGCATCGTTTAAGTTTTATTGTAGACAAAAAAAAAAAAAAAAACAATTTTTTGATAAAAAAATGTTTTTGCGTATTATGAGAAAAAACTTGTGGCACCAATAGCAGATGATATTAGTATTCAAAATGGTATTGTAATTATACTTGTTAAAATTGTCAAAGTACCTACATGAGAGGCGATTTTTGGTTCTTTATTGTAAATAATTGCATAACCTACGATTGTGTTTGCTGTTGGTGAAGCTATGATTGCTACACATAATACAAATGCTAGTGAAGTTATACCTTTTCCAGTGGTTATTTTAAGTAATAAACTAAATATGATAAATAATACAACGCAAATTAATGGTGTAATTATATTTTTAACAAAAGTAGCTCATCAAATTAATCATGATTGGAAAGATTCCTTAATTTGACTCTTTGCTAAAACTGCTCCCATTGAAAATCATGCAAGCGGACTAGCTAATGGAGCTAATATGCTTAATATTTGACTTAAACCAGGAATAAATTTATCTACTCTGCTTATTGAATAATACGTATTGTCTATGTGTATTACTTTCACACCTGGAATTAATTGAAATAATCATAAAAATATTCCTATAAATGTAGCTATTATAACTGGGTTTTTAAAAACCTTAAGCATATTCATAAATGAAAACTTTTGATTTTCATCTAACAAACTATTTCGTACTTCGTTTTCATCATATCTTTTCTTTTTCATTATATTATCCGCTGCTGAATACATGAAAATTCAGAAACCAATTAAAAATAATGATGAATATAAATCTATTGACTGCTGTTGATCAGCTGGAGATATTGCTTTTATAATCATTACACCAAAATAAACTGCTGATGAAAAAGCAACACTCATTCCTAATGTATCTTGTAGTGATTTTGTTTTACCTATGAAAAAATATTTGGATCCAAAGGTTAAACTTGTATAAAATATAAAACCTAAAATTGCTACAAAAATAGATTCTCAAATATAATCAGTATTTATATCAATTAAAAAACTTTTAAGTGCTAATGCAGGCAATGCTGCATATAAAATTATCTTAACAACAACTTTTTCTCAATCAGCAAAAATGAGTGTTTTTCTTTCAAATATAAAACCTATAAAAATAATAAACGATGCAGCTATCAGAATACTTCAAAAATTAAAATTTGATAATACGTCTATCATAGCTTTTACTGAACCACTATAAAACATTTTTTTTCTCCAAAACTATATTTATATCAATTATAAAGTATTAATAATTTAATAAGTTATATAAATATAAAAAAAATGAACCTTTGGTCCACTTTGATTAAAATTTAAGTTTTACTAGTTCTCTTGTTGCTGAAGTTAGCATTCTGTAACCATCTTTTAAAACCAAGATATCATCTTCAATTCTAACTCCACCTAATCCTGGAATATAAATACCTGGTTCAATTGTTAAAGTCATGTTTTCTTTTAAAACAGTATTTCCTGCAGCTGAAGCGTATGGTTCTTCATGAATTTCAACTCCATAACCATGACCTAAACCATGAGTAAAGTATCCTGCGTATCCTCTTTTTTCAATAAAATCATACACTTGTTTATGTATCTCTCCAGCATTAACACCCTCAGATACTAAACTTATTCCCAACGATTGTGCTTCATAAACTGCATTATAAATGTCTTCTAATTTAGGGTCAATTTCACCAATAGCAATAGTTCTAGTTTGATCTGAACAATACCCATTATAATAACATCCCATATCAATAGTTACAAGATCTCCGATTTCAATTTTTTTGTCAGTTGGAACAGCATGAGGCATACTTCCGTTTACACCAGATGCAATAATAGTATCAAATGAAATTTTCTCAGCACCTTTTACTAAGAATTCATTATCTATAAATCTTTGTAATTCTTTTTCAGTCATTCCTGGTTTTACGTAGTCAAGAATTGCTTCAAAAACTTCATTTGTAATATCACAAGCCTTTTGCAACTGTTCAATTTCTCATTCATCTTTAACAATTCTAATTTCAGAACAATTTATTGGTACTAAAGTTTGATCTGCAAAAATTGAAGTATATTTTTCAAAATCTGCATAATGTACTCAATCTGATTCAAATCCTAATTTTTTAACATTATGTTGTTTTAATATTTCTTTTATTTGAGTAAATAAATTGTTTGAGAATTCCTTAATTTCTATTTCAGCTGGAATATTTTTTGAATTTCTTGCAGCTGTAATGTATCTTCCATCAACTAATAAATAACTTTTTGTTTTAGTTATTAATAAATATCCTAATGAAGATTTAAATCTTGAAAATCAATATCTGTTTTCAGGTGAGTAAAATAAAATTGCTTCTGCTGAATTAGAGTCTAATAATTGATTTATTATTTCTTGTTTTTTCATAAGTGCTCCTTGTTTTAAATTAATTTTAAATTAAATTTTTATTTAAATAAAAAAATAAAATAGTTAAAACTATTTTTTTTGTTTATGTAATTCGTGTTTGTTACAGTTGCTGCAGAATTTTTTAACTTCTATTTTTTCTTTTTTCTTATCGTTTTTACCAATGTAATTTTCATTTTTACATTCTGTACAACGTAGAATATATTTTTCACGCATAAACGTCACCTCGCTAAACTTTTTTTGTATAGATACAATATCTATTTAATAATATCAATCTTTCTACTTTTTTACAAGTTAGATAGCAAAATATTTCATTATTAAATATTAAATTAGTTATTTTTAATGTTTTATAGTAAAATATTAATAATGATTTTTGTCATTTAACTTAAGGAGGATTTATGAAAAAATTAATAGCTCTTTTAGGAGCGTTTACTTTGACTGCTTCATCAGCATCACTTGTAGTAGCTTGCGGAAATACAGCAATACCAGCTTATGATAATTTTGCAAAACTTGCTAATGCAACTAAACCAACATTAAACGATGAAGGTAGTATCGAACAAAAAGGTTCAACTCTTGTTTACTATATTGGTGCACAAGATAATCTTTCTTCTTTATCATTTGAATATGCATTAAAAGAATCAGTTAATCTTGAACAAAGTGCTTCATTAGATGAAGCTTTTGATAAATTGAATGAATCAAATGCTTCTTCTACAAATACATTTGGAGGAAAATTTAAAGGTATTGGTGAAGCTTTAGGAACTAATAATACAAATGGTACTGATGCTTTAAATTTAGTTGAAACAAATGTTACTTATAATAAGAAAAAAGATTTGTGATATTTTGAAAATCAAACTGAATTAAACACTTTCAGCTATACAGCTACTGGTACTAAAATTGAACTGCACGGAACAACTGTTGATACTGTTGGAGATTTATGAACAGATAAAGCAACTAAGAAAATATTAAACGATTGAATTAAACCTTCAATTGCTAGAATGGTTTATGCTAATATTGATAAACACAACCAATCATGAGATAAAACAAAAGATAAAGCAGAAATAAAAAAAGTTAACGAAGAAATAAATTCAAGAGTTGATGCTATTAAAAATTCAAAAGGACCTTTATTCTTAATTATTAGAAATGGTGAATTTGTAGGTTATTTAGAAGGATTTGAAGCTTATCAACAAGTTAGAAAAGATGGAGATAATCCAGATTTAGGTGAAAGCAATTATCAACAAAATGATCTTATAAATAATTTTATAAATGGTGTGCAAACTATTGTTCATTCTAAAGATATAATGACAGAAACATATAAATCAGGAAATACTAATTATAATTTAAATTCAAGAGCATCTCAATGAAATTGAAAGCATTGAGATAACTGAGTTATAAGAGATTCTAAATCATCATCAGGTTCAGGTTCAGAATCAGGTTCAGAATCAGGATCAGAATCATATTCATACAATTTAAATAAATACTAATAGGGTTGAAATCCTATTTTTTTTATACGCTTATAAACAAAAAAATCAATCCGAAGATTGATTGTGTTTTTTAAATGGTCCCCAAGGCCAGACTTGAACTGGCACGGGAGATAAAGCCCGGTGGATTTTAAGTCCACTGCGTCTACCGATTCCGCCACTTGGGGATGTATATGGTGACTCGCCGGAGGCTCGAACTCCGGACCCACTGGTTAAAAGCCAGTTGCTCTACCGACTGAGCTAGCGAGTCAAAGTTGGTTGGGCTAGCAGGATTCGAACCGGCGCATGAGGGAGTCAAAGTCCCTTGCCTTACCGCTTGGCTATAGCCCAATAAATGGTGGAGGGGGAGGGATTCGAACCCCCGAACCGAAAGGAAGTGGGTTACAGCCACCCGCGTTTGACCGCTTCGCTACCCCTCCATTTAAATGGTGCTGACTAAAGGACTTGAACCTTCGACCTATTGATTACTAGTCAATTGCTCTACCAACTGAGCTAAGTCAGCGATGCCTTTTTTTGCTATCCTCTTTTTACAAGGACATTATTTATTTTATATTATTAAATTTAAATAAACAAGCAAAATTTTAAAAAAAATAACTTTTTTTAAAATTAAAAAAGTTGTTAATCAACAACTTTAAATATATCTTTAATTTTTTTCTTATCTTTTGCTTTTTTAGCCTTAGTTTTACCTGTTTTTTTAAAATCTTCTCTATTTTTTAAGTTAATTTTGTTTATTATTTTGTGATCTAATAACATTTCTTTATCAGCTCATTTTTCCATATTTTCAATAACAACTTTTCTTGTATTTTTTGTTAAGTCTTCTGTTTTTAATGAAATATGTTTTAAAGGCATGATTGGTTTACCAAACACAACTTTGATTTCAATATGTTTTGGTCTGTTTTTACTAAATACTTGGTATGAGTTAATGATTGTTACAGGAACAACAGGGGCATTAGCCATTTGAGCTACTTTTAATGCTGCTGGTTGGAATTCACCCACTTCTTGTGAATGACTTCTTGTTCCTTCAGGGAATATAGCTAGTGAACGTCTAAAATCAACAACTAATTCTTTTCCTTCTTTGAATGCCTCTAATGCACTTCTTGGATTTTTTCTATCTAATGGTATGCAATCCATTAAACGTACAAATCTACCAAACTTTTTATCTTCTCATAATTCTTTTTTAGCAATGAATGCTAATGGTTGTTGTAAGTAAAAGTTATTTAAAGCAACAAGAGCTACTGGATCAAAGTTTGATTGATGATTAGGCGCTAAAATAACACCACGATCTAATCAATTTTCAATTCCTTCACATTTAACTGTAATATCTGAAACATACAATATTCTTTTTGCAGCTTTTTTAACAAAGTTATAACAATATTCTTCTGAAAAGTATCCTGGACTTTTGATGTTTTTTTTGCTAATTTTCTTTGCTTTTCGCATCATGTTTCACATAGGGAATCACATGTATGTCATTTTTCAAAAATTTAATTTTAATTTTTCTTTTTTCTTTTTTGAGTTTTTTTCTTTTTTAACTTTTGGTTCTTGACTTGTTTTTGTTTCAAATACTTGAACAGTTTCAACTGCTTTTGTTTTATTTTCTTTAACTTCAACTTTTTTTACATTTGTTTTTTTAGCTGTTGTTTTTTTAGCTGTTGTTTTTTTAGCTGTTGTAGTTTTATTAGTTGATGTACTTTTTTTAGCCACAGGTTTTTTAGTCTCAGTTTTAATAATTTCTTTTTCTTTAGTCATTTTATTTTCTCCTACTCATGTATTCTACATAAAAGTGCTCTTTTTCCACTATATTTATTTTATCAAAATTATCATAATTAAAGTTTTTGATATGTATATTTCCTTCAAAATGATTTTTGATAACACTTCTTATTATTTCGTCACAGTCATCAAAGAATAGTTCATAAATTTGGCTACCACCTATTATATAAATATCTTTTGATTCCATTCCTTTAAATTTACCAATGATTTCTTCTCTGTTATTTATGAATATTAAATTATCTTTTTCTAAATGCTTATACTTATTTGTATCTCTTGTTAGCACATAATTAATACGATTTGGCAATCCTTTAAAGTTCATCGATTCAAAAGTCTTGCTACCCATTAATACATTTTGATTCAATGTTGTATTTCTAAAATGCTGCATTTCTTCTTTAATTGATCAAGGTAATGAATTATCTTTACCTATCACTCCATCTTTTGTTTGTGCTCAAATCATTTTAATCATTTTGTTTCACCGCCATACCAACTGAGTATTTTTTTTCATGTGAAATTGAAATTAATATATTTTTTAATTCCTTATTTAAAATAATTGGTGTTTTTTCAGTATAACCTATATTAATTTTACTCATCACAAAATTTTGATCATTATTTAAAGTTTTAATGATTGCTTCTTTAACTGCTCATCTGCCTGCAACAAATTCAATCTTAGATTTTTTTGACAATATTGTTTGTAACTTATCAAGTTCAGAACTTGATAAAACTTTATTTAAAAAACTTTGTCTTAAATTAACTCTTTTATTTTCAACAATATCAATTCCAATTTTTTCTATCATACTTTATCCTTTATTTTATTTAATTTTATCAATTTATGGCAAATAAAAAAACCTCACGCTAACATTTGTGAGGTTTTCAATTAGTTTATTGATACTTTTACATTAAAATCATTAATTTGTTTGTATTCAATCTGTGCTGCATCTAGCATTTTCTTAGACGCCTTAACTTCGTTTGAATCTTTGTATTTATCTTCAAGATAAAATACTTTTTTAATACCTGCTTGAATAATGATTTTAGTACATTCATTACATGGGAATAATGTTACATAAACATCACAATCTGTTAAATTAGTTCTGGCACTCACAATAGCATTTAACTCGGCATGAGCTACATATGGGTATTTAGTATCAATTCATTCTCCTTCTCTTGATCAAGGGAATTTATCATCATCTACACCTCTAGGAAAACCATTATAACCAGTAGATATTATTTGATTTAAATTGTTTACAAGAATAGCACCAACCTGAGTTGAAGGATCTTTACTTCTCATTGCACAAACTTTTGCAACTGTCATAAAGAATTGTTCTCAGCTTAAAAAATCCTCTCTTTTCATTATAATTTCATTCCTAAACTAAAACTTGAAATCGAATCAAATATAGATGCAATATTGTTTACAGTTACTGGAGTAGATTGCATAGGGAAATTATCATTTCAAAATCCTTGTTCAAATCTTCCAATTCATCCAATTTTTGCAATAATTTGGTTATAATGATCAAAATTACCACCAATATTATTTTTTGCATAAAATTGTAAAGCAGTAATAACATTATAGTTATATGCTGGGGCATTTTTAAGAGTTACAACAAATACTATTCCTACAACTATGAAAATAATTAAGAATAAAATTAATATATTTTCTCTTCATGTTCATTCCTTAACTGGTTTTTTAACCAATCCAGCAAAAATAGAACCAAAGATAATACCTGACATTAACACTGAGAATGAACTTAATTGATCTTGACTATTAAAAATAGCTAAGATAATTAAAATTATTGGTCAAATAACTTTAACTTTACCAAATCTTGCAATTGGAGATGTTTCTCCTGAAATATTCATTGATAATATACCAACCATGATTCCTATAATTGGTAGAGAACCAGAAGTTATTGTATATGGAAGTGTAGCTGAAACTACAAATCCAAGTGTTATATATGCTAAAACAAATGAAATAGCTAACTTTCAAACATTACCGATAATAATTTCAGTA
This is a stretch of genomic DNA from Mesoplasma coleopterae. It encodes these proteins:
- a CDS encoding nicotinate-nucleotide adenylyltransferase — protein: MKNNKKIALFGGSFDPVHTDHFNMAKACHDKLGFEEVWIIPTFLNPFKSSTKTSNEERLNLLNLIFENEDYIKIDQFEMNNQRVTTTYETVSHFKKMYPYYDFSFVIGSDNLNRLEEWNNFDELINLVNFIVFERSNNYKKEVAQKYNLPIYYFENNYLSSTKIRELEDLKLLIPKVNDYINYHLLYLDIRMKPFMDEQRYQHCLNVGEMAAKLAELNNIDPQKAKVAGTLHDITKRWSEEKQIAYLTKYEKALLGEPKPVWHSYTGAFHLKYDWLINDEEIINAVYNHTVGCEEMTTLDMIVFCADKISVERDYEDVQYYREECFKDLKTGFIKLLINQYDVAIKTHGIEAIGDKLLKTYNFYVKGDN
- a CDS encoding tRNA (cytidine(34)-2'-O)-methyltransferase, which translates into the protein MMERQVNIVLYEPEIAQNVAAIIRTCVATNAKLHIIEPLGFIFKKEELNRASAGTFDLVEYELYDDWEDFCEKNPSIDLFCISRYGEKPHSDFDFNSYEKPVFVMFGKESTGIPKQIIKDNYKNTFRLPMSPQTRSINVANTVGIVTYEILRQWDYPTLSKTEVQKGKDYIMSERWKDEK
- a CDS encoding non-canonical purine NTP pyrophosphatase; this encodes MNKKELWIATNNEGKIKEFKMLLPDYEIKSVKDLPEYVEPEENGETLLENAKIKAEALSKYINGWAIGDDTGYFFDALDGFPGVYSRRWAYPVTDFKEICKMIMKKTENSDNKNMSMQTAIVICNCNQNESFEALGVTKGVMGEELKVSDHTFGYDYIFKPEPFNVYCAELTEEEKINCSARAYALNEIKKIIEKEIK
- a CDS encoding phosphotransferase family protein; this encodes MKAVHGLSNKIFIKEKKIIKESYPYVDKYLDRVNEIKVYEQLNYLKNDFMIIPFEWKLNKTQLTSKTEFFDNAITLHETDICVNKMKSIIKIISKIHNLELINIKTFDPKEFLNFFIKNTKECLYDLDFIKEQVNSIIDNYWSDKSKPVFSHNDLVKGNFINYKKGWKVIDFEYAMYNHYLFDYASFVSESLNKKRWNVFLNLLNLSQTELNKITDLILYQNYLWIYWASYMFEQTNDQIFKDIAKEKFENIKS
- a CDS encoding acyltransferase family protein, coding for MKKRNSAFDILKIFLSIFVVLYHQYLHQGSVFNENFSQFDSWIFSIFSVVIASPVPIFILISAYLATISSKQDLRGFFKFGIDTFLYWVICVILVIIFVSGLNVDISISRTLTFGGRDWWYLWSFLIIKSISPILVHGIKNVNKLVSLTGIIFLLFMRFAFIKSNNNELFNAGTIIGFLSVYLVGIWMTFFLKEQIKNKSVIKASIIVCFTFVVFSFIFKIMQFWIDFNISKLLGFDSPMTPFPVIFSIFVFILITNVYIEEKKFINLIAKTLLPVYLFHFIFEIIMNQFIWSKVFKNSNSLGLYELNFFIALITWLITEAFALLIMYPHGFVSKYLNISLWATIHFINQKYKKILVKS
- a CDS encoding phosphatase PAP2 family protein encodes the protein MEIFAQLLKIDFLKYPSIYYLQSGYTDLYIVFALIAFIIIEYILINLNKKKGVDKDFWSWIFFVLILITWFIFMFLKVSSSWKFNMTVETIEGNILKFNIKKFISAKDFRILLVIIVILQFFILISVLLYAKLVWFKKPFFYENKYWVKCIQLIVFFFLAYGLVGSLKILMGRDYYNSIEAVLKERVNMFEDKYGIAIKFNPNWIKSPDGFQPWWIFNGLIGNPNKIDWSLEKLFNSNAFPSGHMAQMGMCGFAFIFIIDFKNPNNLSKGKIIGIYLFFVHQLFLVISFLINGSHWLTDTTFTWMWIIICSYLSIVIVNKIVNKKILVKN
- a CDS encoding AEC family transporter encodes the protein MFYSGSVKAMIDVLSNFNFWSILIAASFIIFIGFIFERKTLIFADWEKVVVKIILYAALPALALKSFLIDINTDYIWESIFVAILGFIFYTSLTFGSKYFFIGKTKSLQDTLGMSVAFSSAVYFGVMIIKAISPADQQQSIDLYSSLFLIGFWIFMYSAADNIMKKKRYDENEVRNSLLDENQKFSFMNMLKVFKNPVIIATFIGIFLWLFQLIPGVKVIHIDNTYYSISRVDKFIPGLSQILSILAPLASPLAWFSMGAVLAKSQIKESFQSWLIWWATFVKNIITPLICVVLFIIFSLLLKITTGKGITSLAFVLCVAIIASPTANTIVGYAIIYNKEPKIASHVGTLTILTSIITIPFWILISSAIGATSFFS
- a CDS encoding aminopeptidase P family protein, whose amino-acid sequence is MKKQEIINQLLDSNSAEAILFYSPENRYWFSRFKSSLGYLLITKTKSYLLVDGRYITAARNSKNIPAEIEIKEFSNNLFTQIKEILKQHNVKKLGFESDWVHYADFEKYTSIFADQTLVPINCSEIRIVKDEWEIEQLQKACDITNEVFEAILDYVKPGMTEKELQRFIDNEFLVKGAEKISFDTIIASGVNGSMPHAVPTDKKIEIGDLVTIDMGCYYNGYCSDQTRTIAIGEIDPKLEDIYNAVYEAQSLGISLVSEGVNAGEIHKQVYDFIEKRGYAGYFTHGLGHGYGVEIHEEPYASAAGNTVLKENMTLTIEPGIYIPGLGGVRIEDDILVLKDGYRMLTSATRELVKLKF